Proteins encoded together in one Arvicanthis niloticus isolate mArvNil1 chromosome 7, mArvNil1.pat.X, whole genome shotgun sequence window:
- the Dck gene encoding deoxycytidine kinase, with amino-acid sequence MATPPKRFCLSPSTSSEGTRIKKISIEGNIAAGKSTFVNILKQVCEDWEVVPEPVARWCNVQNTQDEFEELTTSQKSGGNVLQMMYEKPERWSFTFQSYACLSRIRAQLASLNGKLKDAEKPVLFFERSVYSDRYIFASNLYESDCMNETEWTIYQDWHDWMNSQFGQSLELDGIIYLRATPEKCLNRIYIRGRNEEQGIPLEYLEKLHYKHESWLLHRTLKTNFDYLQEVPILTLDVNEDFKDKHESLVEKVKEFLSTL; translated from the exons ATGGCCACCCCACCTAAGAGGTTCTGCCTTTCTCCCTCGACCAGCTCTGAGGGGACCCGCATCAAGAAGATCTCCATCGAGGGGAACATCG CTGCTGGGAAGTCAACGTTTGTGAATATTCTAAAGCAAGTCTGTGAGGACTGGGAAGTGGTTCCTGAGCCTGTGGCCAGGTGGTGCAATGTGCAGAACACTCAAGATGAATTTGAG GAATTGACGACGTCCCAGAAGAGTGGTGGGAATGTTCTTCAGATGATGTATGAGAAACCTGAGCGGTGGTCTTTTACCTTCCAATCATATGCCTGTCTCAGCCGGATCCGAGCTCAGCTTGCCTCTCTCAATGGCAAGCTCAAAGATGCAGAGAAACCTGTATTATTTTTTGAACGATCTGTGTATAGTGACAG GTATATTTTTGCATCTAATTTGTACGAATCTGACTGCATGAATGAGACAGAGTGGACGATATATCAAGACTGGCATGACTGGATGAATAGCCAGTTTGGCCAAAGCCTTGAGTTGGATGGAATAATTTACCTTCGAGCTACTCCAGAG aaatgtttaaacagaatatatatacggggaagaaatgaagaacaagGCATTCCTCTTGAATATTTAGAGAAACTGCACTATAAACATGAAAGCTGGCTCCTTCACCGGACTCTGAA AACCAACTTTGATTATCTCCAAGAGGTGCCTATCCTCACACTGGATGTTAATGAAGACTTTAAAGACAAACACGAAAGTCTGGTTGAAAAG gTCAAAGAATTTTTGAGTACTTTGTGA